The Lactuca sativa cultivar Salinas chromosome 2, Lsat_Salinas_v11, whole genome shotgun sequence genome includes a window with the following:
- the LOC111888441 gene encoding uncharacterized protein LOC111888441 has protein sequence MDVNVISNIVQNENFYTISQVVVASNAMTNDNEADANEAFEEDGIGEEDDEHAFDNNFQVPSTFTIIEETNITTDNNWIVTQLARKNDFTQELGKDFFKDKEELIRAIKLYSIRTHKQFEQVRAIKRKRSGYFEIAKYTSPHTCLHNNISQDHPNLDGSLIAQEIKHLIKEQPSITIPALRAEIVDKLGYIPSYKKVWTGKQKSIEQVFGNWEESYSALPKFLCVVQKFNPGTIVEWLVSSSTNEEPMEFRRVFWAFAPSIKGFVHCRLVISIDGAHLYGKYKGTMMIAMGVDGNNQILPLAFVIVENESYDSWNWFLSYIKIHVVKEREGICLISDRHLGILKAVNQHGSPWLEPRGFHRYCLHHFINNFYEKFRNSELKGLAYRAGSQNQVRKFNLTMEEIRKLNPQARQWLESHPLDIWTLAHDGGRRYGLLTTNLSEIFNSVLKGARFLPITACVQLTFYRLVHYFEVRRPLGNSSRANGDAYTPHVLLKQVALMSKASAHSLRSFNREKCIFELITQRRRNVQVVNLEQKTCTCE, from the exons ATGGATGTTAATGTCATATCAAACATTGTTCAAAATGAGAATTTCTATACAATCTCTCAAGTTGTCGTGGCGAGCAATGCAATGACAAATGATAATGAAGCTGATGCAAATGAAGCCTTTGAAGAAGATGGCAtaggagaagaagatgatgaacacgCTTTTGACAACAACTTTCAAGTTCCTTCAACTTTTACTATTATAGAAGAAACGAATATAACCACCGACAACAATTGGATTGTGACACAATTAGCGAGAAAAAATGATTTTACACAAGAGTTAGGGAAAGATTTTTTCAAGGATAAGGAAGAACTTATTAGGGCTATCAAGCTTTATAGTATTAGGACACATAAACAGTTTGAA CAAGTTCGTGCAATCAAACGAAAACGAAGTGGATATTTTGAAATTGCAAAGTACACGAGTCCACATACTTGTTTACACAACAATATTTCGCAAGACCATCCAAATCTAGATGGAAGCTTGATAGCCCAAGAAATCAAACATCTTATTAAAGAGCAACCTTCAATTACTATTCCTGCTTTAAGAGCCGAAATAGTTGATAAATTAGGTTATATTCCTTCATACAAAAAGGTTTGGACCGGAAAACAGAAATCAATTGAACAAGTgtttggcaattgggaagaatCTTATTCTGCTTTACCCAAATTTCTATGCGTAGTTCAAAAGTTCAATCCGGGGACTATAGTTGAGTGGTTAGTTTCGAGCTCAACCAATGAAGAACCCATGGAATTTAGACGTGTTTTTTGGGCTTTTGCCCCTTCTATTAAGGGGTTTGTACATTGTCGGCTGGTGATTAGCATTGATGGCGCACATTTGTATGGTAAGTACAAGGGAACGATGATGATTGCAATGGGAGTTGATGGTAATAATCAGATTTTGCCACTAGCATTTGTAATTGTAGAAAATGAATCATATGATAGTTGGAATTGgtttctttcttatatcaagattcATGTGGTAAAAGAACGTGAAGGTATTTGTTTAATTTCTGATCGTCATCTTGGAATCCTAAAGGCAGTCAATCAACATGGATCGCCATGGTTAGAGCCACGTGGTTTTCATAG GTATTGTTTACATCATTTTATCAACAACTTTTATGAGAAGTTTCGTAATTCAGAATTGAAAGGTCTAGCTTATCGTGCCGGGAGTCAAAATCAAGTTCGAAAATTTAACTTGACCATGGAAGAAATTAGGAAGCTAAATCCACAAGCTAGACAATGGCTAGAAAGTCATCCACTTGATATATGGACACTTGCACATGATGGTGGGAGGAGATATGGGTTGCTCACAACAAATTTATCGGAAATTTTTAATAGTGTCCTTAAAGGTGCCCGTTTTTTACCAATCACGGCTTGTGTCCAACTTACTTTTTATAGATTGGTGCATTACTTTGAGGTGAGACGCCCTTTAGGAAATAGTTCACGGGCTAATGGAGATGCATATACCCCTCATGTTCTTCTCAAACAAGTAGCTTTAATGTCAAAAGCAAGTGCACATTCCTTGAGATCTTTTAATCGAGAGAAATGTATATTTGAGTTGATAACTCAAAGAAGAAGAAATGTGCAAGTAGTTAATTTGGAGCAAAAAACTTGCACATGCG AATGA
- the LOC111888442 gene encoding uncharacterized protein LOC111888442, producing the protein MNCGEYRSKHQVYSKWGKMNKEVMLFNDLWNNMKRQWKSGESDEVILKKALKVYQKENLKAFKFLEVWNFLKDNRKWLSSKTSDEHIDSGSKRSRTSESGHTTLDACVQFDLNEDEPVPVSPPSRPMGRDKSKSKGKGKASDLDYLKEMGSDMNDIKDRIDKIFKIASEREFRKQRESDLRILAIDTSNMTGAELEVVLAMKEK; encoded by the coding sequence ATGAATTGTGGAGAATACCGTTCAAAACATCAAGTGTACTCCAAATGGGGGAAGATGAACAAGGAAGTCATGTTGTTTAATGACTTGTGGAACAACATGAAACGTCAATGGAAAAGTGGAGAAAGCGATGAAGTGATTTTGAAGAAAGCGTTGAAAGTGTATCAAAAAGAAAATCTGAAGGCTTTCAAGTTTCTTGAAGTTTGGAATTTTTTGAAAGATAACAGGAAATGGTTGAGTAGCAAAACATCAGACGAGCATATCGACAGTGGGTCAAAACGCAGCAGAACATCTGAGTCCGGCCACACTACATTAGATGcttgtgttcaatttgatctgaaCGAAGATGAACCTGTTCCAGTTTCACCACCTTCCCGACCAATGGGAAGAGACAAATCAAAAAGCAAAGGCAAAGGCAAAGCGTCAGATTTAGATTATTTGAAAGAAATGGGATCTGACATGAATGATATAAAAGACAGAATTGACAAGATTTTTAAAATTGCTTCTGAAAGAGAGTTTCGGAAACAAAGGGAGAGCGACCTGCGAATACTAGCGATAGACACGTCGAATATGACCGGGGCCGagcttgaagtggttttggcgatGAAGGAGAAGTGA